The following proteins are encoded in a genomic region of Oncorhynchus kisutch isolate 150728-3 linkage group LG6, Okis_V2, whole genome shotgun sequence:
- the LOC109892958 gene encoding interferon regulatory factor 1 isoform X2, with amino-acid sequence MPVSRMRMRPWLEEKIESNTISGLVWVDKDNKIFSIPWKHAARHGWDLNKDACLFKQWAMHTGKFIQGETKPDPKTWKANFRCAMNSLPDIEEVKDKSINRGSGAVRVYKMKNVHSKPNNKRSKANIVKKNNKGSQIKTEGMAYSETICPEDLNTNTHPQEECMTQESIVDSTDNLDDFTFAPECSTSVEIGPDSTNNFYTSFQVSPDHPTDYEDSHQETLIEMTQHWEQGSVNDKGFLSNEVDTSESFDTAESYHSPESQWSDNSGAEIELRLYTELISGLPIIDDIHPYTDYWSLNNNTYSYPQQITCPL; translated from the exons ATGCCTGTGTCTAGGATGAGAATGAGACCTTGGTTGGAGGAAAAGATTGAGTCCAACACCATCAGTGGATTGGTGTGGGTGGACAAG GACAATAAGATTTTCTCCATCCCATGGAAGCATGCTGCACGTCATGGATGGGACTTGAACAAGGACGCATGTCTGTTCAAGCAATGGGCCATGCACACAG GGAAATTCATACAAGGCGAGACTAAACCGGACCCTAAGACATGGAAGGCTAATTTCCGCTGTGCAATGAACTCCCTTCCTGACATAGAGGAAGTGAAAGACAAAAGCATCAACAGAGGGAGTGGAGCGGTGCGTGTCTACAAGATGAAGAACGTCCACTCCAAGCCAAATAACAAGAGGTCAAAAGCAAACATTGTAAAGAAAAATAACAAG GGGTCACAGATCAAGACAGAGGGAATGGCGTACAGCGAAACCATTTGCCCCGAGGACCTCAATACCAACACACACCCGCAGGAGGAATGTATGACACAGGAAAGCATAGTAGACAGCACAGACAACCTAGATGATTTCACATTTGCTCCAGAGTGTTCCACCAGTGTGGAAATAGGCCCAGACAGCACCAACAACTTCTACACATCTTTCCAAGTGTCACCAGACCACCCCACAG ACTATGAAGACAGTCACCAAGAAACCCTTATTGAG ATGACACAGCATTGGGAGCAAGGCAGTGTAAACGACAAGGGGTTCCTGAGCAATGAAGTAGACACCTCAGAGTCCTTCGACACTGCAGAGTCTTACCACAGTCCAGAGAGCCAATGGAGTGATAACTCAG GGGCGGAAATAGAGCTGCGGCTGTATACAGAACTCATCTCAGGACTACCGATCATTGACGACATCCACCCTTACACCGACTACTGGTCACTGAACAACAACACATACAGTTATCCCCAACAGATCACATGCCCACTCTGA
- the LOC109892958 gene encoding interferon regulatory factor 1 isoform X1 — MRRTTQNQACRGEAEVRDRRRSFETHCFVVFVQDNKIFSIPWKHAARHGWDLNKDACLFKQWAMHTGKFIQGETKPDPKTWKANFRCAMNSLPDIEEVKDKSINRGSGAVRVYKMKNVHSKPNNKRSKANIVKKNNKGSQIKTEGMAYSETICPEDLNTNTHPQEECMTQESIVDSTDNLDDFTFAPECSTSVEIGPDSTNNFYTSFQVSPDHPTDYEDSHQETLIEMTQHWEQGSVNDKGFLSNEVDTSESFDTAESYHSPESQWSDNSGAEIELRLYTELISGLPIIDDIHPYTDYWSLNNNTYSYPQQITCPL; from the exons ATGAGAAGGACTACTCAAAACCAAGCATGTAGAGGAGAAGCTGAGGTGAGAGATAGGAGGCGCTCATTTGAAACCCATTGCTTTGTGGTTTTTGTCCAGGACAATAAGATTTTCTCCATCCCATGGAAGCATGCTGCACGTCATGGATGGGACTTGAACAAGGACGCATGTCTGTTCAAGCAATGGGCCATGCACACAG GGAAATTCATACAAGGCGAGACTAAACCGGACCCTAAGACATGGAAGGCTAATTTCCGCTGTGCAATGAACTCCCTTCCTGACATAGAGGAAGTGAAAGACAAAAGCATCAACAGAGGGAGTGGAGCGGTGCGTGTCTACAAGATGAAGAACGTCCACTCCAAGCCAAATAACAAGAGGTCAAAAGCAAACATTGTAAAGAAAAATAACAAG GGGTCACAGATCAAGACAGAGGGAATGGCGTACAGCGAAACCATTTGCCCCGAGGACCTCAATACCAACACACACCCGCAGGAGGAATGTATGACACAGGAAAGCATAGTAGACAGCACAGACAACCTAGATGATTTCACATTTGCTCCAGAGTGTTCCACCAGTGTGGAAATAGGCCCAGACAGCACCAACAACTTCTACACATCTTTCCAAGTGTCACCAGACCACCCCACAG ACTATGAAGACAGTCACCAAGAAACCCTTATTGAG ATGACACAGCATTGGGAGCAAGGCAGTGTAAACGACAAGGGGTTCCTGAGCAATGAAGTAGACACCTCAGAGTCCTTCGACACTGCAGAGTCTTACCACAGTCCAGAGAGCCAATGGAGTGATAACTCAG GGGCGGAAATAGAGCTGCGGCTGTATACAGAACTCATCTCAGGACTACCGATCATTGACGACATCCACCCTTACACCGACTACTGGTCACTGAACAACAACACATACAGTTATCCCCAACAGATCACATGCCCACTCTGA